The Nocardia sp. NBC_01329 sequence CTTACGTGGGGAGTTTCTTGTAGCAGGTGAGAGCGGCAGCGAGTTGGAGAAATGCTGCGAAGAGATGGCCGTGGCGTTCGTAGCGGATGGTGAGACGCCGGTAGCCGGTCAACCATGCGATGGTGCGCTCGATCTTCCACCGGTGCCGGCCCAACCTGGTGGGATCCTCGATCCCACGACGGGCGATGCGGGGCACGATCCCGCGAGCGAGGAGCCAGCGGCGGTGAACGTCGAAGTCGTACCCCTTATCGGCACGCAACTTGGCGGGTTTCCCGCGGCGCGGGCCGCGCCGCGACCGCACCCTCGGGATCTTCTGGACCATCGGTTGCAGCATCACCGAGTCGTGAGTGTTCCCGGCGGAAACCCCGGTGGCCAGCGGTATTCCGTTCGCATCGGAGATGACGTGAAGTTTCGAGCCTTTCTTCCCGCGATCG is a genomic window containing:
- a CDS encoding IS5 family transposase (programmed frameshift); this translates as MVDRLAQRLVPDTLWDIVKPLLPEFSPRPQGGGTAPVDERAVFTAVVFVLTSGCAWRHLPPSFGVSVPTAHRRFMVWADAGVFDALHREILDRLGAAGELDWSAAILDAASIRAKKGSLTGRSPVDRGKKGSKLHVISDANGIPLATGVSAGNTHDSVMLQPMVQKIPRVRSRRGPRRGKPAKLRADKGYDFDVHRRWLLARGIVPRIARRGIEDPTRLGRHRWKIERTIAWLTGYRRLTIRYERHGHLFAAFLQLAAALTCYKKLPT